A single window of Rubripirellula lacrimiformis DNA harbors:
- a CDS encoding DUF1559 domain-containing protein — protein MNRSKATKHSVVSKRLLPLTNRPRRRGLTVLELLVTMTIIAVVAALLLPAVNSARESARRIQCVDHLREVGLALHTHHDSKRHLPVGWAFDPTDDYAYGWAVSLLPYLGQDSLAQHVDRSAPPDNLTNLQARTTSIAGMLCPSDIAAPSFVMFAESEDDDKEHGDHAMTLGAGSGGDTAAGHADRVELPLIELPTANYVGVFGTLEPDDSIPAPIGDGAFLENRIVRFRDFQRGLSHTLMVGERTMAQVPSTWFGVKLAGEDAAARMVGSTLEGINNRLADECDFSSRHPGGANFLWGDGHVSFVSQQVDLREYHRWAKLRDH, from the coding sequence GTGAATCGATCAAAGGCCACGAAGCATTCGGTTGTTTCCAAACGGTTGCTGCCACTGACCAACCGACCACGTCGTCGGGGACTGACGGTGCTTGAATTGCTGGTCACGATGACCATCATCGCCGTCGTGGCAGCACTGCTGTTACCCGCCGTCAATTCGGCTCGAGAGTCCGCGCGACGGATTCAATGCGTCGACCATCTGCGTGAAGTCGGATTGGCTTTGCATACCCATCACGATTCGAAACGGCATCTTCCCGTGGGATGGGCGTTCGATCCGACGGATGATTATGCCTACGGATGGGCCGTTTCCTTGTTGCCGTACTTGGGCCAAGACTCGCTTGCCCAACACGTCGATCGCAGCGCTCCGCCTGACAACTTGACCAATCTGCAGGCCCGCACCACATCCATCGCGGGCATGCTTTGCCCGTCGGACATCGCGGCGCCGTCGTTTGTCATGTTCGCCGAATCGGAAGACGATGACAAAGAGCACGGAGATCATGCGATGACGCTTGGCGCTGGCTCCGGTGGAGACACAGCCGCCGGCCATGCCGATCGGGTCGAGCTTCCATTGATCGAATTGCCGACGGCAAACTACGTCGGTGTGTTTGGCACCTTGGAACCCGACGATTCCATTCCCGCCCCAATCGGTGACGGTGCGTTTTTGGAGAATCGGATCGTGCGTTTCCGAGATTTCCAACGCGGCCTCTCTCACACATTGATGGTCGGTGAACGGACCATGGCACAGGTTCCATCGACTTGGTTCGGCGTCAAATTGGCGGGCGAAGATGCGGCGGCCCGGATGGTCGGGTCAACGCTGGAAGGAATCAACAATCGTTTGGCGGACGAGTGCGATTTTTCGAGCCGTCACCCGGGCGGCGCCAACTTTCTGTGGGGCGATGGGCACGTCAGCTTTGTCAGCCAACAGGTGGATCTTCGTGAATACCATCGTTGGGCAAAGCTTCGTGATCACTAG
- a CDS encoding M56 family metallopeptidase: protein MDALLGFETVTAILLQVALVVSATVALQSWVGDARSGCRLWTTCFILLLALVTASLTLPHRRLLGFPEFVSPAWTRTWIGWQQPVFFACAVLWGTGVVVMLIQRVVRWGTLSRFLRDQCTPLTASQQTLLSTTLVPSDVSVLVSDHVEGPFCWQLHRPVIVLPSYILDDDATMLEHVLVHELAHLQTKHPMQHFLQGTCSVLFWFHPAVWWAAGKAELTREYLCDEMAAGKDGRYAAYLRTLVKIAERCSARCCSATPIGTLAFGNQPSALILRSNRIVSLAAGFRRPRYRAWVGCAALWMIALLASQVCLPVNAMASNRSGWSPWPTWTASVLHDCGIHVRDFESFDQRSQWDEVFKTSHHH from the coding sequence ATGGACGCATTGCTTGGCTTCGAAACGGTGACCGCGATCTTGCTGCAAGTGGCATTGGTCGTTTCGGCGACTGTCGCATTGCAAAGCTGGGTCGGTGACGCACGCAGTGGCTGCCGTCTTTGGACGACCTGTTTTATCCTTCTGTTGGCGCTGGTTACCGCCTCGTTGACGTTGCCACACCGGCGCCTGCTGGGGTTTCCCGAATTTGTGTCTCCGGCTTGGACACGGACTTGGATCGGTTGGCAGCAACCAGTGTTCTTTGCCTGTGCCGTTCTCTGGGGAACCGGAGTGGTGGTGATGTTGATTCAACGCGTCGTTCGTTGGGGCACGCTGTCTCGGTTCTTGCGCGATCAATGCACACCATTGACTGCGTCACAGCAAACTTTGTTGTCCACGACGCTGGTCCCCAGCGATGTCAGTGTGCTGGTGTCGGATCATGTCGAAGGGCCGTTTTGTTGGCAATTGCATCGTCCGGTGATCGTGTTGCCAAGCTACATTTTGGACGACGATGCCACCATGTTGGAACACGTGCTGGTCCACGAACTGGCTCACCTTCAAACGAAGCACCCGATGCAGCATTTCTTGCAAGGCACTTGTTCGGTGCTGTTTTGGTTTCATCCCGCCGTGTGGTGGGCAGCTGGCAAGGCGGAACTGACTCGAGAATATCTGTGCGACGAGATGGCGGCCGGCAAAGACGGTCGATACGCGGCCTATCTAAGAACGCTGGTCAAAATCGCTGAACGTTGCTCGGCCCGTTGTTGCAGTGCCACCCCGATTGGAACGCTGGCGTTCGGGAATCAACCCAGCGCTCTGATCTTGCGCAGCAATCGGATCGTTTCGCTGGCGGCAGGATTCCGCCGCCCACGCTATCGAGCTTGGGTCGGATGCGCCGCACTGTGGATGATTGCTCTGCTGGCGAGTCAGGTTTGCTTGCCCGTCAATGCGATGGCTTCGAACCGGAGCGGTTGGTCGCCGTGGCCGACGTGGACCGCTAGCGTGTTGCATGACTGCGGAATTCACGTCCGTGATTTCGAGTCCTTCGATCAGCGGTCACAGTGGGACGAAGTGTTCAAGACGTCGCACCATCACTAG
- a CDS encoding GIY-YIG nuclease family protein, translating to MDALFGEQPIFGFGPDPLSPHPTRPIDAVGDVSTIELKRRVIQSCPRVPGVYGMLDRKGQLIYVGKSKSLRSRLLSYFAASNSKEKGGRIIEAARAIQWETQPSEFAALVREQQLIRRFTPRWNVQGVPKRQRPVYLCLGKNPAMFFTSAKPPESKRDGDMVAVEGPFFGAGRMKTAVDTLNKVFQLRDCGSKQVFRFADQLQLFDLEYRPGCLRLEVGSCLGPCAAACSRLAYDERVHAAESFLDGFNHEPLDAIELQMKTASANQQYELAARSLLMVKSLKYIDRKLKMLNQARRRYTFIYAVPGHDGCGTWYLIHCGEIADAVAAPRNASEYAQLSEKLKHWAAVSTSRLDRGHGAFPHTLSLVASWFRKNRDELDFRTFPAHKAQLPVPSKATAARS from the coding sequence ATGGATGCACTCTTTGGCGAACAGCCGATCTTTGGCTTCGGGCCCGACCCGTTAAGCCCGCACCCGACTCGCCCCATCGACGCGGTGGGAGACGTTTCGACGATCGAGTTGAAGCGGCGTGTGATTCAGTCCTGTCCGCGAGTGCCGGGTGTGTACGGGATGCTGGATCGGAAAGGGCAACTGATCTATGTCGGCAAAAGCAAATCGCTGCGGTCTAGGCTGCTTAGCTATTTCGCGGCATCGAACTCCAAAGAGAAAGGCGGGCGGATCATCGAGGCGGCTCGCGCGATCCAGTGGGAAACGCAGCCAAGCGAATTCGCAGCGCTCGTGCGCGAACAGCAACTGATTCGGCGGTTCACCCCAAGGTGGAACGTCCAAGGCGTCCCCAAACGGCAACGTCCCGTCTATCTATGCCTCGGGAAAAACCCGGCAATGTTCTTCACATCAGCCAAGCCGCCCGAATCGAAACGCGATGGCGATATGGTCGCCGTCGAGGGTCCTTTTTTTGGCGCCGGCCGAATGAAGACCGCGGTCGATACGCTGAACAAAGTGTTCCAGCTTCGCGATTGTGGATCGAAACAGGTATTCCGATTTGCCGACCAGTTGCAGCTATTTGACTTGGAATACCGTCCCGGTTGCCTGCGGTTGGAAGTCGGTAGCTGCCTAGGGCCTTGCGCAGCGGCATGCTCTCGCCTGGCCTACGACGAACGGGTTCACGCGGCCGAAAGTTTCTTGGACGGCTTCAATCACGAACCGCTGGACGCGATCGAACTGCAAATGAAAACCGCGTCCGCGAATCAGCAATACGAATTAGCGGCGAGGTCGTTGTTGATGGTCAAATCGCTGAAGTACATCGATCGCAAACTAAAAATGTTGAACCAGGCGCGCCGCCGCTACACGTTCATCTATGCCGTCCCCGGCCACGATGGTTGCGGAACGTGGTACCTGATCCACTGTGGCGAAATCGCGGACGCCGTCGCGGCCCCACGAAACGCTAGCGAGTATGCCCAGTTGTCGGAAAAGTTGAAACACTGGGCGGCAGTATCCACCAGCCGCTTGGATCGTGGTCACGGGGCGTTTCCGCATACCCTGTCACTGGTGGCATCCTGGTTCCGCAAAAACCGCGACGAATTAGATTTCCGCACTTTCCCGGCGCACAAGGCGCAACTGCCGGTGCCGTCGAAAGCGACGGCCGCGCGCAGCTGA
- a CDS encoding glycosyltransferase, with product MPLPMSPLPNASISLILPAWNESEVIARAVAEADDALRRIASDYEIIVVDDGSTDDTAAIVSRIADSHANVRLVQHCPNQGYGAAIRSGFGAAQKDLVVFTDADCQFDLTELDRFVLLSQRYDIVCGYRMDRKDTALRCLYSNVYNLMVRCLLGTGVRDVDCALKMFHRDVADQLQLSGNGFLVNSEMLTSARQCKFSIVEVGVSHRPRTAGTSTVSIAHIPKVLASLARYWWNVAQFPSPARSPDRPCSPDSDRSVPAWISDRNVTRTTYGLLLIAAFFLLTNLSYPLIDRDETRYAEIPREMLATGNWVLPQLNFQTYYDKPPLVYWLCAICYRLFGISEASARLVPALSALATIGATVFFGNRLFQRRVGLLAGGVLMLSVGFAFTSRYLLLDGVLAFFVSMSLFTAFEAIRASRVRWTWWIASACFVGLAFLTKGPLAIVLWLPPVFAFAWLSDSHARPDWKHYAVAGAVVAGMVTPWLVAVTLEDPTFLVEFFYTHNVQRFAGQFHDRPIWFFIPILLLAGHPWSFLTIPYVNFLFGRSESVRRRRSPAVGFLFLWAGWAFVFFSLAKCKLPTYLLPAAPALALMLAHYLDVILGTATDSRQHWFARFWSARSATAATCMAGVGLVGFVIMSTGNPPLAVYGWAILWTVLLVASLVMIADSHQSKIAWGSSATVAFLFAVMLMHQMLPTYSHSQTLLRGSSPFIATMAAAPKQAIATVGHEFSEIPFYLNRSDVANYLDVQDGGLTDFFLEHPQSWILVADDVPIKSLQHQLPPGTVMKSIVGHGCAVLIETGSVDVALRVASRPDAQSHVSRLPSKPSSPSLDTLPSGAR from the coding sequence ATGCCCCTGCCAATGTCGCCATTGCCCAACGCTTCGATTTCACTGATCTTGCCCGCTTGGAATGAATCCGAGGTGATCGCTCGCGCGGTTGCCGAAGCAGACGATGCTCTACGTCGCATTGCATCGGATTACGAGATCATCGTGGTGGACGATGGAAGCACCGACGATACCGCTGCCATTGTGTCTCGCATCGCCGACAGTCACGCCAACGTTCGATTGGTGCAGCACTGTCCTAACCAAGGTTACGGTGCCGCCATTCGCAGCGGTTTCGGCGCGGCCCAGAAAGACTTGGTCGTGTTTACCGATGCGGACTGTCAGTTCGATCTAACGGAACTGGATCGGTTCGTGTTGTTGTCGCAGCGATACGACATCGTTTGCGGTTACCGCATGGATCGAAAAGATACAGCGCTGCGATGTTTGTATTCGAATGTCTACAACCTGATGGTGCGCTGTCTGCTGGGAACTGGCGTTCGCGATGTCGACTGTGCACTGAAGATGTTCCATCGTGATGTGGCCGATCAGTTGCAGTTGTCGGGAAACGGGTTCTTGGTCAATTCCGAGATGCTCACGTCGGCACGTCAGTGCAAATTTAGCATTGTCGAGGTTGGTGTTTCGCATCGGCCTAGGACCGCAGGGACCAGCACCGTATCGATCGCCCATATTCCCAAAGTATTGGCCAGTTTGGCTAGATACTGGTGGAATGTGGCCCAGTTTCCATCGCCCGCTCGATCACCGGATCGTCCTTGCAGTCCGGATTCCGATCGGAGTGTTCCGGCTTGGATCTCGGATCGCAACGTCACGCGGACGACCTATGGGTTGCTGTTGATCGCCGCGTTCTTTCTGTTGACGAACCTGAGCTATCCGCTGATCGATCGTGACGAAACTCGCTACGCCGAGATTCCGCGTGAGATGTTGGCAACCGGCAATTGGGTGTTGCCACAACTGAATTTCCAAACCTACTACGACAAGCCACCGCTGGTGTATTGGCTATGTGCCATTTGCTACCGCTTGTTCGGAATCAGTGAGGCATCCGCACGATTGGTACCGGCGCTTTCGGCGCTGGCGACGATTGGGGCTACGGTGTTCTTTGGCAATCGTCTTTTTCAGCGTCGTGTCGGGTTACTGGCCGGCGGTGTGCTGATGCTGTCGGTCGGTTTTGCCTTCACCAGTCGATATCTGTTGCTCGATGGTGTGTTGGCATTCTTTGTGTCGATGTCCTTGTTCACGGCATTCGAAGCGATACGCGCATCGCGTGTTCGATGGACATGGTGGATCGCATCGGCGTGTTTCGTCGGGTTGGCATTTTTAACCAAGGGGCCGTTGGCCATCGTGTTGTGGTTGCCACCTGTGTTCGCATTTGCGTGGTTGTCCGATTCGCACGCTCGGCCCGACTGGAAACACTACGCCGTCGCGGGAGCAGTGGTGGCTGGCATGGTGACGCCTTGGCTGGTAGCGGTCACGTTGGAAGACCCAACCTTTCTGGTCGAGTTTTTCTACACCCACAATGTCCAGCGGTTTGCCGGGCAATTTCATGATCGGCCGATTTGGTTCTTTATTCCGATCCTTTTGTTGGCAGGTCATCCCTGGTCGTTTCTGACGATCCCCTATGTCAACTTTCTGTTTGGCCGCAGCGAATCGGTGCGACGTCGGCGATCACCCGCGGTCGGATTTTTGTTCCTTTGGGCGGGTTGGGCGTTTGTGTTTTTCTCTTTGGCCAAGTGCAAGCTGCCAACCTACCTTTTGCCTGCTGCCCCGGCGCTAGCATTGATGTTGGCGCATTACTTGGATGTCATTTTGGGAACGGCCACGGATTCTCGCCAACACTGGTTTGCTCGGTTTTGGTCCGCTCGATCAGCAACTGCAGCAACCTGCATGGCAGGGGTTGGGTTGGTCGGATTTGTGATCATGTCGACTGGTAATCCACCGTTGGCTGTCTATGGATGGGCGATCCTGTGGACGGTATTGTTGGTGGCATCGTTGGTCATGATCGCAGATTCGCATCAGTCCAAGATCGCTTGGGGATCGTCGGCCACCGTCGCTTTCCTGTTTGCTGTGATGCTGATGCATCAGATGTTGCCAACCTACAGTCACAGCCAAACTCTGTTACGCGGATCGTCACCGTTCATCGCGACCATGGCTGCCGCGCCCAAGCAAGCGATTGCAACGGTGGGGCACGAGTTCTCCGAAATCCCGTTCTATTTGAATCGGTCTGACGTCGCAAACTACTTGGACGTTCAGGACGGCGGATTGACTGACTTCTTCTTGGAACATCCGCAGTCCTGGATCTTGGTTGCGGACGACGTGCCGATCAAATCGCTACAGCATCAGTTGCCACCCGGAACAGTGATGAAATCGATTGTCGGCCATGGCTGCGCTGTCTTGATCGAAACCGGTTCGGTGGATGTTGCCCTACGGGTCGCGTCCCGTCCGGATGCCCAATCGCATGTTTCGCGACTGCCCTCGAAACCCAGTTCACCTTCGCTAGATACTTTGCCTTCGGGGGCACGGTGA
- a CDS encoding glycosyltransferase family 9 protein produces METKQSPRILISRMSAIGDSILTLPVACAIREHYPDAYIGWVIEKKAAPMVRGHQTLDAVIELERGWFTSTKKIRETKALLRPHQFDTSIDCQGLTKSALAGRLSGARQRIGFAGKHGGEISRLLNNVRVPPVFSHITDRSLELLIPLDIHSPKVQWKLPLSPASRTWAARWRRTIQSNRLTVLNPGATWASKAWEADRFAATAKFARDQYGYRSIVVWGTFEERLMAESIVEQSGGAATLAPDTDLHHLGALIETADIFISGDTGPLHIAVAVGTDTIGLYGATRPGDSGPYGQFALQKAYESGSRTHRRKADNTAMRAIEVADVCDAIHQIEAKRSMTKVA; encoded by the coding sequence ATGGAAACAAAGCAATCGCCCCGAATTTTGATCTCACGAATGAGTGCGATCGGAGATTCAATCCTGACCTTGCCGGTCGCTTGCGCGATCCGTGAACACTATCCCGATGCGTACATCGGTTGGGTGATCGAAAAGAAGGCTGCGCCGATGGTTCGCGGCCATCAGACCCTGGACGCTGTGATCGAGCTGGAGCGCGGGTGGTTCACGTCGACCAAAAAGATTCGCGAAACAAAAGCTTTATTGCGTCCTCACCAATTTGACACTTCGATCGATTGCCAAGGTCTGACCAAGTCGGCTCTGGCGGGCCGGTTGTCGGGAGCCCGTCAGCGGATCGGTTTTGCTGGAAAGCATGGCGGTGAAATCAGTCGATTGCTGAACAATGTTCGCGTCCCACCGGTGTTTTCGCACATCACCGATCGGTCGTTGGAACTGTTGATACCGTTGGACATTCATTCGCCCAAGGTGCAATGGAAGTTGCCGCTATCGCCAGCATCGCGGACTTGGGCCGCCCGTTGGCGTCGCACGATACAGTCCAACCGTCTGACGGTGCTGAACCCCGGTGCGACCTGGGCATCGAAGGCTTGGGAAGCGGATCGGTTTGCCGCGACCGCCAAATTCGCTCGCGACCAATATGGCTACCGCAGCATCGTCGTCTGGGGGACCTTCGAAGAACGTTTGATGGCTGAGTCGATTGTCGAACAGTCCGGCGGTGCCGCGACGTTGGCACCGGATACCGATCTGCACCACTTGGGCGCCCTGATCGAGACGGCCGACATCTTCATCAGCGGCGATACCGGGCCACTGCACATTGCGGTTGCGGTCGGCACCGACACGATCGGCTTGTACGGCGCGACGCGTCCGGGGGATTCGGGCCCCTATGGCCAGTTCGCGCTTCAGAAGGCCTACGAAAGCGGTTCCCGAACTCACCGCCGAAAAGCGGACAACACGGCGATGCGAGCGATCGAGGTGGCGGACGTTTGCGACGCGATCCACCAGATCGAAGCCAAGCGATCGATGACCAAAGTGGCTTAA
- a CDS encoding sugar phosphate isomerase/epimerase family protein, with translation MSTGPFAQNRGVSRRDALLSGLAVAGAAGAAIAADGSASSTGNPPDGNAAADERRQSKKKYSFRKSINQWAFPYPDRMNLRECMQLAKRAGFDGIELNYDLDNDLSPKASNKQLAAIRHMADEIGIEISGLCSFLFWPYPLSSNDPAKRNRGIELAGMMADAANQMGVQNLLVVPGAVHIPWRDDHEPVPNDVCLRRAKDAIGGMVRKAEKSGVSLNMENIFFNGFLMTPMEMNQFVDGFGSEAIQVHYDTGNISMFQFAEHWIPIMGDRIQNVHFKEFTKKGTDYSLETFRPLLDGTTNWPAVMEELDKIHYDGFVTFEYFHPYPHYPEALIYQTSDSLDRMLGRLPDGPAAT, from the coding sequence ATGTCGACAGGACCTTTTGCGCAGAACCGAGGCGTGTCACGGCGCGACGCCCTGCTAAGCGGGTTGGCGGTTGCAGGCGCCGCCGGTGCCGCGATCGCCGCAGACGGATCCGCATCCAGCACGGGAAATCCACCCGATGGCAATGCAGCCGCGGACGAGCGGCGACAATCGAAAAAGAAGTATTCGTTTCGCAAATCCATCAATCAGTGGGCGTTCCCCTACCCCGATCGCATGAACCTGCGTGAATGCATGCAGCTGGCCAAGCGAGCAGGATTCGATGGCATCGAATTGAACTACGACCTGGACAACGACCTGTCGCCGAAGGCGTCCAACAAACAGCTCGCTGCCATTCGGCACATGGCGGACGAGATCGGTATCGAAATTAGCGGCCTGTGCAGTTTTCTATTCTGGCCCTACCCGCTGTCCAGCAATGACCCCGCCAAGCGAAATCGCGGCATTGAACTCGCCGGCATGATGGCCGACGCCGCCAATCAGATGGGAGTGCAGAATTTGCTGGTCGTTCCCGGTGCGGTTCACATCCCGTGGCGAGACGATCACGAACCTGTCCCTAACGATGTTTGTTTGCGACGGGCCAAGGATGCGATCGGAGGCATGGTGCGCAAGGCAGAAAAGTCCGGCGTGTCGTTGAACATGGAGAACATCTTCTTCAACGGGTTCTTGATGACTCCGATGGAAATGAATCAGTTCGTCGACGGCTTCGGCAGCGAAGCGATCCAAGTTCACTATGACACCGGCAACATTTCGATGTTCCAATTTGCCGAGCATTGGATCCCGATCATGGGTGACCGAATCCAGAACGTTCACTTCAAAGAGTTCACCAAGAAAGGCACCGACTACTCGCTGGAAACGTTCCGCCCCCTGTTGGACGGGACCACCAACTGGCCGGCCGTGATGGAGGAACTGGACAAGATTCACTACGACGGTTTTGTGACCTTCGAGTACTTCCATCCGTACCCGCACTACCCGGAAGCGTTGATCTATCAGACATCCGATTCGTTGGACCGCATGCTAGGCCGATTGCCCGACGGCCCAGCAGCGACTTAG
- a CDS encoding S46 family peptidase — translation MTRNLAALLMFNVALALSSPCVLGDEGMFLFNELPTETLKSRHDFEPTEQWADHLRLSSVRFNSGGSGSFISSDGLVLTNHHVASDTLHKLSSADRNLIDDGFLAHSLDEELQTPDLELNQLVSIEDVTDRVNGAVESDASAEDSAGQRRAVIAKIESESTEATGLRSDVITLFGGARYHLYRYKKFTDVRLVWAPETAAAFFGGDADNFEYPRYNVDATIMRVYEDGKPAKLEHYLKWDREPLKEDELVFVSGNPGRTQRIFTVAALEFLRDDRIPYVLDYLRRKEILMQQFGLEGKEETRRARDELFGIQNARKAYTGMLAGLQNPATMATKRGREDRLQHTVGQRAELKELLSAWDDVAAIQDEKREMLSQTVSLRSTLFDLAQQITLLAAEDKKPNEERLRGFTDSSRDSLLQELLSTAPIYADLEQAKLADELSRMIENRGANDRLVVEILSGKGPSERAAELVGGTSLFEVAKREELIEGGINQVLASDDPMIQLARKTEDEYRRIRKQNEEIEERERQAYAKITRATTAIEGTGGYPDATFTLRLAFGTVKGYEQDGKQVQPFTTFAGAYQHAEQHAGQTDFDLPASWMKAKDRVKMDTQLNFVCTADIIGGNSGSPVVNRKGELVGLIFDGNIQSLTSDYIYSDVQGRAVSVSGVGILESLRSIYNAGDLADSIGK, via the coding sequence ATGACACGCAATCTAGCCGCTTTGCTTATGTTCAACGTCGCACTCGCGCTTTCATCGCCATGCGTTCTCGGTGACGAAGGCATGTTCCTGTTCAACGAACTGCCAACGGAAACCCTGAAATCGCGGCATGATTTCGAGCCCACCGAGCAGTGGGCGGACCATCTGCGGCTCAGCTCGGTTCGCTTCAACAGCGGCGGAAGCGGATCCTTCATCTCTTCGGATGGGTTGGTGCTGACCAATCACCATGTAGCGAGCGACACGCTGCACAAACTCAGTTCTGCAGACCGCAACCTGATCGACGATGGATTCTTGGCCCATTCGCTTGACGAAGAACTCCAGACGCCGGACTTGGAACTGAACCAATTGGTGTCCATCGAAGACGTAACGGACCGAGTCAATGGTGCCGTAGAATCCGACGCATCGGCCGAAGATTCCGCAGGACAGCGTCGCGCCGTGATCGCCAAGATCGAAAGCGAATCGACCGAGGCGACTGGACTTCGCAGCGACGTGATCACGCTGTTCGGCGGCGCCCGCTACCACCTGTATCGATACAAGAAATTCACCGATGTCCGCTTGGTTTGGGCTCCTGAAACTGCGGCTGCGTTCTTTGGTGGCGATGCTGACAACTTCGAATATCCTCGATACAACGTCGACGCGACCATCATGCGAGTCTACGAGGACGGTAAACCGGCCAAACTGGAACACTATCTAAAATGGGATCGCGAGCCGCTGAAAGAAGACGAACTGGTATTCGTCAGCGGGAACCCCGGACGCACACAGCGAATTTTCACCGTCGCAGCTCTTGAATTTCTGCGTGACGATCGGATCCCGTATGTGTTGGACTACCTGCGTCGCAAGGAAATCTTGATGCAGCAATTCGGTCTGGAAGGCAAGGAAGAAACCCGTCGTGCCCGCGACGAACTGTTCGGCATCCAGAACGCTCGAAAGGCCTACACCGGAATGCTGGCGGGTTTGCAAAACCCAGCGACGATGGCGACCAAACGCGGCCGCGAAGATCGGCTGCAACACACCGTTGGCCAACGGGCCGAACTGAAAGAACTGTTGTCGGCTTGGGACGACGTCGCAGCGATCCAAGACGAGAAACGCGAGATGCTATCGCAGACCGTTTCACTGCGCAGCACCCTGTTTGACTTGGCCCAGCAAATCACATTGTTGGCAGCCGAAGACAAGAAACCCAACGAAGAGCGTCTGCGTGGTTTCACCGATTCGTCGCGAGATTCGTTGCTGCAGGAATTGCTGAGCACGGCGCCAATTTATGCGGACTTGGAACAAGCCAAATTAGCCGACGAACTTTCACGCATGATCGAAAACCGTGGTGCCAACGACCGTCTGGTCGTCGAAATTCTAAGCGGCAAGGGACCGAGCGAACGGGCAGCGGAGCTGGTCGGCGGAACCAGTCTGTTCGAAGTCGCCAAGCGAGAAGAATTGATCGAAGGCGGGATCAACCAAGTCCTAGCCAGCGACGATCCGATGATCCAGTTGGCACGAAAGACAGAAGACGAGTACCGGCGTATTCGCAAGCAGAACGAAGAAATCGAAGAACGCGAACGTCAAGCCTATGCCAAGATCACTCGCGCAACGACAGCGATCGAAGGCACCGGTGGTTACCCCGACGCGACGTTTACATTGCGTTTGGCTTTCGGAACCGTCAAGGGATACGAACAGGACGGCAAACAGGTCCAACCCTTCACGACCTTTGCCGGTGCTTACCAGCACGCCGAACAGCATGCGGGGCAGACCGATTTTGACTTGCCTGCGTCGTGGATGAAGGCCAAGGATCGCGTGAAGATGGACACCCAACTGAACTTCGTCTGCACTGCCGATATCATCGGCGGAAACAGTGGTTCGCCCGTCGTCAATCGCAAAGGTGAACTTGTCGGGCTGATCTTTGATGGGAACATTCAAAGCCTGACCAGCGACTATATCTACAGCGATGTACAGGGTCGTGCCGTCAGCGTGTCGGGCGTCGGCATCCTGGAATCACTGCGATCGATTTACAACGCTGGCGACCTGGCCGACAGTATCGGCAAGTAG
- a CDS encoding BlaI/MecI/CopY family transcriptional regulator, with product MTRKTNNRVELTKCEAEVMEVVWDRQCVTVNDVVDSIDRNLAYTTVLTTMRILEDKGIVARGEKIGRALTYTAKVSRDQVRAGMLRALTDQLFGGSARSLVLSLIQSEAVSIDDIEAVKHAAAQLDDGQRGL from the coding sequence ATGACACGCAAAACGAACAATCGCGTCGAGCTGACGAAGTGCGAAGCCGAAGTGATGGAGGTCGTCTGGGACCGGCAATGTGTGACCGTCAATGACGTGGTCGATTCGATTGACCGCAACTTGGCCTACACCACGGTTCTGACCACGATGCGGATCTTGGAAGACAAGGGAATCGTTGCACGCGGAGAAAAGATTGGCCGGGCGTTGACCTACACCGCCAAGGTTTCACGCGACCAGGTCCGAGCGGGAATGTTGCGAGCGTTGACGGACCAGTTGTTCGGTGGTTCGGCTCGGTCGTTGGTCCTTAGCCTGATCCAATCCGAGGCTGTTTCGATCGATGACATCGAAGCGGTCAAGCACGCTGCGGCACAACTAGACGACGGACAACGAGGGCTTTGA
- a CDS encoding 4a-hydroxytetrahydrobiopterin dehydratase, with protein MTVPTSDSLRRAQCVPCEGGVPMIGPQQAADHLAATPQWTLDESGKMISRQFNTGNFVKAVKLIQQVAEIAETEQHHPDLHLTGYRHLRIDLTTHAIGGLSENDFIIAAKIDAIVDQGNSTQGS; from the coding sequence ATGACTGTTCCAACCAGCGATTCATTGCGACGGGCACAGTGTGTCCCCTGCGAAGGTGGGGTTCCCATGATTGGACCGCAGCAGGCCGCCGATCATTTGGCAGCCACGCCGCAGTGGACTCTGGACGAGTCCGGTAAAATGATTTCGCGTCAGTTCAACACGGGCAACTTTGTCAAAGCGGTGAAACTGATCCAACAGGTCGCGGAGATTGCCGAGACCGAGCAACATCATCCCGACCTGCACCTAACCGGGTATCGCCACCTTCGCATCGACCTTACCACGCATGCGATCGGCGGCCTCAGCGAGAACGACTTCATCATTGCTGCCAAGATCGACGCGATTGTCGACCAGGGAAACAGCACCCAAGGCAGCTAA